The following proteins come from a genomic window of Ursus arctos isolate Adak ecotype North America unplaced genomic scaffold, UrsArc2.0 scaffold_12, whole genome shotgun sequence:
- the CC2D1B gene encoding coiled-coil and C2 domain-containing protein 1B isoform X2, with product MPGPRPRKGPQASGQGVAAAKQLGLFVEFSPEDMLLGMEETEDDGDLEAELLALTGEAGATGRKPTPKGQAPLPMAHIEKLAADCMRDVEEEEEEEGLEEDADLLTELQEVLGADEEAGPLDGDKTASPGGSEEEKEQESIEAPGQTALLTASVPAAQAGGPQGLQALLEDRIHNYREAAASAKEAGEAAKARRCERGLKTLEAQLAAVRKGRKISEDEIPPPVALGKRQPAPRETTDRSPEADAPAPFTMEPDKPSQPETSLLGSPGISAPPDSDPDPQALLLARQREYKLAALNAKRAGDLDRARELMRIGKRFGAVLEALEKGQPVDLSAMPPAPEDLKPLPHASKALTAPSVVPPAVERVQPVMASDTPAAPVVPAEPQTVLDALQQRLNKYREAGTQARGSGDERKARMHERIAKQYQDAIRAHRAGRRVDFAELPVPPGFPPIPGLEPTVGTEEDAVAATLAAAQKLASVEDTAPAEENEDEDEPPAQAPVAKKPAKPVVPSFRALPESKASSSKESLSPSVREQLALLEARKLQYQRAALQAKRGQDLEQAKAHLRVAKCLEAQIMQVRAGRHVDLSKVPSPLTDEEGDFILIHHEDLRLSQKAEEVYAQLQKMLLEQHEKCLLFSKQFMHQGNVAETTRFENLAQDRKKQLEILQLAQAQGLDPPSHHFELKTFQTVRIFSELNSTEMHLIIVRGMNLPAPSGVTPDDLDAFVRFEFHYPNSDQAQKSKTAVVKNTNSPEFDQLFKLNINRNHRGFRRVIQSKGIKFEIFHKGSFFRSDKLVGTAHLKLERLENECEIREIVEVLDGRKPTGGKLEVKVRLREPLSGQDVQMVTENWLVLEPRGL from the exons ATGCCAGGGCCAAGACCTCGGAAAGGCCCTCAGGCCAGTGGCCAGGGTGTGGCAGCTGCAAAGCAG CTGGGGCTCTTTGTGGAGTTCAGCCCTGAGGACATGCTGCTGGGGATGGAGGAGACTGAAGATGACGGAGACCTGGAGGCTGAACTGCTGGCCCTCACTGGAGAAGCAGGGGCCACAGGCAGGAAGCCAACACCCAAGGGGCAGG CCCCCCTGCCTATGGCCCACATCGAGAAGTTGGCTGCCGACTGTATGCGggatgtggaggaggaagaggaggaggaagggctggaggaGGATGCAGACTTGCTG ACTGAGCTGCAGGAGGTCCTGGGTGCAGATGAGGAGGCTGGGCCCTTGGATGGTGATAAGACAGCTAGCCCAGGTGGCTCtgaagaggagaaggaacaggAAAGCATTGAAGCTCCAGGGCAGACAGCTCTACTAACAGCTTCAGTCCCAGCAGCTCAG GCTGGAGGGCCTCAGGGGCTGCAGGCTCTACTGGAGGATCGGATCCACAACTACCGGGAGGCTGCAGCCAGTGCCAAGGAGGCAGGTGAAGCAGCCAAAGCCAGGCGCTGTGAGCGTGGCCTGAAG ACTCTGGAGGCGCAGCTGGCTGCTGTGAGGAAAGGCAGGAAGATCAGCGAGGATGAGATTCCACCGCCAGTGGCCTTGGGCAAGAGACAGCCGGCCCCCCGGGAAACAACCGACAGGAGCCCTGAGGCAGATGCCCCAGCTCCCTTCACCATGGAGCCAG aCAAGCCCTCTCAGCCGGAGACAAGCCTCTTAGGCAGCCCTGGCATTTCTGCCCCACCTGATTCAGACCCAGACCCACAGGCCCTCTTGTTGGCTCGACAGAGAGAATACAAATTGGCTGCCCTGAATGCCAAGCGGGCTGGAGATCTCGACCGTGCCCGAGAGCTCATGAGGATTGGGAAG AGATTTGGTGCGGTCCTGGAGGCCCTGGAGAAGGGGCAGCCTGTGGACCTGAGTGCCATGCCCCCAGCACCAGAGG ATCTGAAGCCCCTTCCACATGCTTCCAAGGCTCTCACAGCACCCTCAGTTGTACCCCCAGCAGTGGAGCGAGTACAGCCAGTGATGGCCTCTGACACTCCAGCAGCCCCAG tGGTCCCTGCTGAGCCACAGACGGTGCTGGATGCCCTGCAGCAGAGACTGAACAAGTACCGTGAGGCAGGCACGCAGGCGCGGGGCAGTGGGGATGAGCGCAAGGCGAGGATGCACGAGCGCATTGCCAAG CAATATCAAGATGCCATTCGAGCCCACCGGGCAGGACGGAGAGTTGACTTTGCTGAGTTGCCTGTTCCTCCAG GATTCCCCCCCATTCCTGGCCTGGAACCCACCGTGGGCACTGAGGAGGATGCAGTGGCAGCTACTTTAGCAGCTGCCCAGAAACTGGCTTCCGTGGAGGATACAGCCCCGGCAGAGGAAAATGAGGATGAG GAtgagcccccagcccaggccccagtgGCCAAGAAGCCAGCAAAGCCTGTGGTACCTTCGTTCCGGGCCCTGCCTGAATCCAAGGCCTCAAGTTCTAAGGAGTCACTGAGTCCCTCTG TGCGGGAGCAGCTGGCATTGCTAGAGGCACGGAAACTGCAGTACCAGCGGGCAGCCCTGCAGGCCAAGCGTGGCCAAGACCTGGAGCAGGCCAAAGCCCACTTGCGGGTGGCCAAATGCCTTGAGGCTCAGATCATGCAGGTACGAGCTGGCCGACATGTGGACCTCTCCAAG GTGCCTTCACCCTTGACGGATGAGGAGGGTGACTTCATCCTCATTCACCATGAGGACCTGCGACTCTCCCAGAAGGCAGAGGAGGTGTACGCCCAGCTACAAAAAATGCTTCTGGAGCAACATGAG AAGTGTCTGCTGTTCTCCAAGCAGTTCATGCACCAGGGCAATGTGGCTGAGACTACCAG GTTTGAGAATCTCGCTCAGGACCGTAAGAAGCAGCTTGAGATCCTGCAGCTGGCTCAGGCCCAGGGCCTTGACCCTCCCAGCCATCACTTTGAGTTGAAGACATTCCAGACTGTGAG GATCTTCTCAGAACTCAACAGCACAGAAATGCATCTGATCATTGTCCGGGGAATGAACCTCCCAGCCCCTTCAG GGGTGACTCCTGATGACTTGGATGCTTTTGTGCGATTTGAGTTCCACTACCCTAACTCG GACCAGgctcaaaaaagcaaaacagctgTGGTGAAGAACACAAACTCTCCAG AATTTGATCAGCTCTTCAAACTAAACATCAACCGAAACCACCGGGGCTTCAGGCGGGTGATCCAAAGCAAAGGAATCAAGTTTGAAATCTTCCACAAAGG ATCCTTCTTCAGAAGCGACAAGCTGGTTGGCACAGCCCACCTGAAGCTGGAGCGGCTGGAGAATGAGTGTGAAATCAGAGAGATTGTGGAG GTCCTGGATGGAAGGAAGCCCACTGGGGGCAAGCTGGAGGTGAAGGTGAGGCTGCGGGAGCCTCTGAGTGGCCAGGATGTACAGATGGTCACTGAAAACTGGCTGGTCCTGGAGCCCAGGGGCCTGTAA
- the CC2D1B gene encoding coiled-coil and C2 domain-containing protein 1B isoform X3, which yields MPGPRPRKGPQASGQGVAAAKQLGLFVEFSPEDMLLGMEETEDDGDLEAELLALTGEAGATGRKPTPKGQAPLPMAHIEKLAADCMRDVEEEEEEEGLEEDADLLTELQEVLGADEEAGPLDGDKTASPGGSEEEKEQESIEAPGQTALLTASVPAAQTLEAQLAAVRKGRKISEDEIPPPVALGKRQPAPRETTDRSPEADAPAPFTMEPDKPSQPETSLLGSPGISAPPDSDPDPQALLLARQREYKLAALNAKRAGDLDRARELMRIGKRFGAVLEALEKGQPVDLSAMPPAPEDLKPLPHASKALTAPSVVPPAVERVQPVMASDTPAAPVVPAEPQTVLDALQQRLNKYREAGTQARGSGDERKARMHERIAKQYQDAIRAHRAGRRVDFAELPVPPGFPPIPGLEPTVGTEEDAVAATLAAAQKLASVEDTAPAEENEDELRGHLQDEPPAQAPVAKKPAKPVVPSFRALPESKASSSKESLSPSVREQLALLEARKLQYQRAALQAKRGQDLEQAKAHLRVAKCLEAQIMQVRAGRHVDLSKVPSPLTDEEGDFILIHHEDLRLSQKAEEVYAQLQKMLLEQHEKCLLFSKQFMHQGNVAETTRFENLAQDRKKQLEILQLAQAQGLDPPSHHFELKTFQTVRIFSELNSTEMHLIIVRGMNLPAPSGVTPDDLDAFVRFEFHYPNSDQAQKSKTAVVKNTNSPEFDQLFKLNINRNHRGFRRVIQSKGIKFEIFHKGSFFRSDKLVGTAHLKLERLENECEIREIVEVLDGRKPTGGKLEVKVRLREPLSGQDVQMVTENWLVLEPRGL from the exons ATGCCAGGGCCAAGACCTCGGAAAGGCCCTCAGGCCAGTGGCCAGGGTGTGGCAGCTGCAAAGCAG CTGGGGCTCTTTGTGGAGTTCAGCCCTGAGGACATGCTGCTGGGGATGGAGGAGACTGAAGATGACGGAGACCTGGAGGCTGAACTGCTGGCCCTCACTGGAGAAGCAGGGGCCACAGGCAGGAAGCCAACACCCAAGGGGCAGG CCCCCCTGCCTATGGCCCACATCGAGAAGTTGGCTGCCGACTGTATGCGggatgtggaggaggaagaggaggaggaagggctggaggaGGATGCAGACTTGCTG ACTGAGCTGCAGGAGGTCCTGGGTGCAGATGAGGAGGCTGGGCCCTTGGATGGTGATAAGACAGCTAGCCCAGGTGGCTCtgaagaggagaaggaacaggAAAGCATTGAAGCTCCAGGGCAGACAGCTCTACTAACAGCTTCAGTCCCAGCAGCTCAG ACTCTGGAGGCGCAGCTGGCTGCTGTGAGGAAAGGCAGGAAGATCAGCGAGGATGAGATTCCACCGCCAGTGGCCTTGGGCAAGAGACAGCCGGCCCCCCGGGAAACAACCGACAGGAGCCCTGAGGCAGATGCCCCAGCTCCCTTCACCATGGAGCCAG aCAAGCCCTCTCAGCCGGAGACAAGCCTCTTAGGCAGCCCTGGCATTTCTGCCCCACCTGATTCAGACCCAGACCCACAGGCCCTCTTGTTGGCTCGACAGAGAGAATACAAATTGGCTGCCCTGAATGCCAAGCGGGCTGGAGATCTCGACCGTGCCCGAGAGCTCATGAGGATTGGGAAG AGATTTGGTGCGGTCCTGGAGGCCCTGGAGAAGGGGCAGCCTGTGGACCTGAGTGCCATGCCCCCAGCACCAGAGG ATCTGAAGCCCCTTCCACATGCTTCCAAGGCTCTCACAGCACCCTCAGTTGTACCCCCAGCAGTGGAGCGAGTACAGCCAGTGATGGCCTCTGACACTCCAGCAGCCCCAG tGGTCCCTGCTGAGCCACAGACGGTGCTGGATGCCCTGCAGCAGAGACTGAACAAGTACCGTGAGGCAGGCACGCAGGCGCGGGGCAGTGGGGATGAGCGCAAGGCGAGGATGCACGAGCGCATTGCCAAG CAATATCAAGATGCCATTCGAGCCCACCGGGCAGGACGGAGAGTTGACTTTGCTGAGTTGCCTGTTCCTCCAG GATTCCCCCCCATTCCTGGCCTGGAACCCACCGTGGGCACTGAGGAGGATGCAGTGGCAGCTACTTTAGCAGCTGCCCAGAAACTGGCTTCCGTGGAGGATACAGCCCCGGCAGAGGAAAATGAGGATGAG CTTCGTGGGCACCTGCAGGAtgagcccccagcccaggccccagtgGCCAAGAAGCCAGCAAAGCCTGTGGTACCTTCGTTCCGGGCCCTGCCTGAATCCAAGGCCTCAAGTTCTAAGGAGTCACTGAGTCCCTCTG TGCGGGAGCAGCTGGCATTGCTAGAGGCACGGAAACTGCAGTACCAGCGGGCAGCCCTGCAGGCCAAGCGTGGCCAAGACCTGGAGCAGGCCAAAGCCCACTTGCGGGTGGCCAAATGCCTTGAGGCTCAGATCATGCAGGTACGAGCTGGCCGACATGTGGACCTCTCCAAG GTGCCTTCACCCTTGACGGATGAGGAGGGTGACTTCATCCTCATTCACCATGAGGACCTGCGACTCTCCCAGAAGGCAGAGGAGGTGTACGCCCAGCTACAAAAAATGCTTCTGGAGCAACATGAG AAGTGTCTGCTGTTCTCCAAGCAGTTCATGCACCAGGGCAATGTGGCTGAGACTACCAG GTTTGAGAATCTCGCTCAGGACCGTAAGAAGCAGCTTGAGATCCTGCAGCTGGCTCAGGCCCAGGGCCTTGACCCTCCCAGCCATCACTTTGAGTTGAAGACATTCCAGACTGTGAG GATCTTCTCAGAACTCAACAGCACAGAAATGCATCTGATCATTGTCCGGGGAATGAACCTCCCAGCCCCTTCAG GGGTGACTCCTGATGACTTGGATGCTTTTGTGCGATTTGAGTTCCACTACCCTAACTCG GACCAGgctcaaaaaagcaaaacagctgTGGTGAAGAACACAAACTCTCCAG AATTTGATCAGCTCTTCAAACTAAACATCAACCGAAACCACCGGGGCTTCAGGCGGGTGATCCAAAGCAAAGGAATCAAGTTTGAAATCTTCCACAAAGG ATCCTTCTTCAGAAGCGACAAGCTGGTTGGCACAGCCCACCTGAAGCTGGAGCGGCTGGAGAATGAGTGTGAAATCAGAGAGATTGTGGAG GTCCTGGATGGAAGGAAGCCCACTGGGGGCAAGCTGGAGGTGAAGGTGAGGCTGCGGGAGCCTCTGAGTGGCCAGGATGTACAGATGGTCACTGAAAACTGGCTGGTCCTGGAGCCCAGGGGCCTGTAA
- the CC2D1B gene encoding coiled-coil and C2 domain-containing protein 1B isoform X1: MPGPRPRKGPQASGQGVAAAKQLGLFVEFSPEDMLLGMEETEDDGDLEAELLALTGEAGATGRKPTPKGQAPLPMAHIEKLAADCMRDVEEEEEEEGLEEDADLLTELQEVLGADEEAGPLDGDKTASPGGSEEEKEQESIEAPGQTALLTASVPAAQAGGPQGLQALLEDRIHNYREAAASAKEAGEAAKARRCERGLKTLEAQLAAVRKGRKISEDEIPPPVALGKRQPAPRETTDRSPEADAPAPFTMEPDKPSQPETSLLGSPGISAPPDSDPDPQALLLARQREYKLAALNAKRAGDLDRARELMRIGKRFGAVLEALEKGQPVDLSAMPPAPEDLKPLPHASKALTAPSVVPPAVERVQPVMASDTPAAPVVPAEPQTVLDALQQRLNKYREAGTQARGSGDERKARMHERIAKQYQDAIRAHRAGRRVDFAELPVPPGFPPIPGLEPTVGTEEDAVAATLAAAQKLASVEDTAPAEENEDELRGHLQDEPPAQAPVAKKPAKPVVPSFRALPESKASSSKESLSPSVREQLALLEARKLQYQRAALQAKRGQDLEQAKAHLRVAKCLEAQIMQVRAGRHVDLSKVPSPLTDEEGDFILIHHEDLRLSQKAEEVYAQLQKMLLEQHEKCLLFSKQFMHQGNVAETTRFENLAQDRKKQLEILQLAQAQGLDPPSHHFELKTFQTVRIFSELNSTEMHLIIVRGMNLPAPSGVTPDDLDAFVRFEFHYPNSDQAQKSKTAVVKNTNSPEFDQLFKLNINRNHRGFRRVIQSKGIKFEIFHKGSFFRSDKLVGTAHLKLERLENECEIREIVEVLDGRKPTGGKLEVKVRLREPLSGQDVQMVTENWLVLEPRGL; this comes from the exons ATGCCAGGGCCAAGACCTCGGAAAGGCCCTCAGGCCAGTGGCCAGGGTGTGGCAGCTGCAAAGCAG CTGGGGCTCTTTGTGGAGTTCAGCCCTGAGGACATGCTGCTGGGGATGGAGGAGACTGAAGATGACGGAGACCTGGAGGCTGAACTGCTGGCCCTCACTGGAGAAGCAGGGGCCACAGGCAGGAAGCCAACACCCAAGGGGCAGG CCCCCCTGCCTATGGCCCACATCGAGAAGTTGGCTGCCGACTGTATGCGggatgtggaggaggaagaggaggaggaagggctggaggaGGATGCAGACTTGCTG ACTGAGCTGCAGGAGGTCCTGGGTGCAGATGAGGAGGCTGGGCCCTTGGATGGTGATAAGACAGCTAGCCCAGGTGGCTCtgaagaggagaaggaacaggAAAGCATTGAAGCTCCAGGGCAGACAGCTCTACTAACAGCTTCAGTCCCAGCAGCTCAG GCTGGAGGGCCTCAGGGGCTGCAGGCTCTACTGGAGGATCGGATCCACAACTACCGGGAGGCTGCAGCCAGTGCCAAGGAGGCAGGTGAAGCAGCCAAAGCCAGGCGCTGTGAGCGTGGCCTGAAG ACTCTGGAGGCGCAGCTGGCTGCTGTGAGGAAAGGCAGGAAGATCAGCGAGGATGAGATTCCACCGCCAGTGGCCTTGGGCAAGAGACAGCCGGCCCCCCGGGAAACAACCGACAGGAGCCCTGAGGCAGATGCCCCAGCTCCCTTCACCATGGAGCCAG aCAAGCCCTCTCAGCCGGAGACAAGCCTCTTAGGCAGCCCTGGCATTTCTGCCCCACCTGATTCAGACCCAGACCCACAGGCCCTCTTGTTGGCTCGACAGAGAGAATACAAATTGGCTGCCCTGAATGCCAAGCGGGCTGGAGATCTCGACCGTGCCCGAGAGCTCATGAGGATTGGGAAG AGATTTGGTGCGGTCCTGGAGGCCCTGGAGAAGGGGCAGCCTGTGGACCTGAGTGCCATGCCCCCAGCACCAGAGG ATCTGAAGCCCCTTCCACATGCTTCCAAGGCTCTCACAGCACCCTCAGTTGTACCCCCAGCAGTGGAGCGAGTACAGCCAGTGATGGCCTCTGACACTCCAGCAGCCCCAG tGGTCCCTGCTGAGCCACAGACGGTGCTGGATGCCCTGCAGCAGAGACTGAACAAGTACCGTGAGGCAGGCACGCAGGCGCGGGGCAGTGGGGATGAGCGCAAGGCGAGGATGCACGAGCGCATTGCCAAG CAATATCAAGATGCCATTCGAGCCCACCGGGCAGGACGGAGAGTTGACTTTGCTGAGTTGCCTGTTCCTCCAG GATTCCCCCCCATTCCTGGCCTGGAACCCACCGTGGGCACTGAGGAGGATGCAGTGGCAGCTACTTTAGCAGCTGCCCAGAAACTGGCTTCCGTGGAGGATACAGCCCCGGCAGAGGAAAATGAGGATGAG CTTCGTGGGCACCTGCAGGAtgagcccccagcccaggccccagtgGCCAAGAAGCCAGCAAAGCCTGTGGTACCTTCGTTCCGGGCCCTGCCTGAATCCAAGGCCTCAAGTTCTAAGGAGTCACTGAGTCCCTCTG TGCGGGAGCAGCTGGCATTGCTAGAGGCACGGAAACTGCAGTACCAGCGGGCAGCCCTGCAGGCCAAGCGTGGCCAAGACCTGGAGCAGGCCAAAGCCCACTTGCGGGTGGCCAAATGCCTTGAGGCTCAGATCATGCAGGTACGAGCTGGCCGACATGTGGACCTCTCCAAG GTGCCTTCACCCTTGACGGATGAGGAGGGTGACTTCATCCTCATTCACCATGAGGACCTGCGACTCTCCCAGAAGGCAGAGGAGGTGTACGCCCAGCTACAAAAAATGCTTCTGGAGCAACATGAG AAGTGTCTGCTGTTCTCCAAGCAGTTCATGCACCAGGGCAATGTGGCTGAGACTACCAG GTTTGAGAATCTCGCTCAGGACCGTAAGAAGCAGCTTGAGATCCTGCAGCTGGCTCAGGCCCAGGGCCTTGACCCTCCCAGCCATCACTTTGAGTTGAAGACATTCCAGACTGTGAG GATCTTCTCAGAACTCAACAGCACAGAAATGCATCTGATCATTGTCCGGGGAATGAACCTCCCAGCCCCTTCAG GGGTGACTCCTGATGACTTGGATGCTTTTGTGCGATTTGAGTTCCACTACCCTAACTCG GACCAGgctcaaaaaagcaaaacagctgTGGTGAAGAACACAAACTCTCCAG AATTTGATCAGCTCTTCAAACTAAACATCAACCGAAACCACCGGGGCTTCAGGCGGGTGATCCAAAGCAAAGGAATCAAGTTTGAAATCTTCCACAAAGG ATCCTTCTTCAGAAGCGACAAGCTGGTTGGCACAGCCCACCTGAAGCTGGAGCGGCTGGAGAATGAGTGTGAAATCAGAGAGATTGTGGAG GTCCTGGATGGAAGGAAGCCCACTGGGGGCAAGCTGGAGGTGAAGGTGAGGCTGCGGGAGCCTCTGAGTGGCCAGGATGTACAGATGGTCACTGAAAACTGGCTGGTCCTGGAGCCCAGGGGCCTGTAA